The nucleotide sequence TGACACTCATCAGCGTCACTCATCGGCCACAGGTCGCCCGGTATCACACGCACGTCCTCAGTCTGACCGGAAAGGGGGACTGGGAACTCAAGACGGCGGAAGAGTATCTCGCCGAAATGGAAGCCGATTCTCAAATCGAAACCGCGTGAACTCGCGAGTGGTGTGTGCTGGTGGTGTGCAGACACCCCACACACCACCACCCAGGTGGCCGGTTTTTCTCCTTCCGCCGGGGGGCGAATGCATCCACCCGGAGAGGCATCGCGCGGATGACTCCCGAGGGGGCTCTATTTACTTTCCGAAGTGCCGATAGAAGAAGAACTTCACCGTTTCCATTCCCAGTGCATAAAGAGCTGTGATGATCAGCATCATACCCAGCAACAGTGGCGAGGGAGGAATAAAACCAAGTGTGCTGGCCAGCGGACTGTAGGGAAGCCCGACGACAATCACTGCGATCAGCGCGCAGGCCATCAGCAGCAGCGTGGACGGTTCGCTGCGGAAGAAGGGCCTCTGGGTCCGGACGATCAGCAGAATCAAAAGCCCCGTCAGTGTTGATTCCACAAACCAGCCGGTACGGAACAGATCGTGATTTTCTGCACCGAAGACCAGAAGGATTGCCCCGAACGTCAGGAAGTCAAAACTTGAACTGGCAAAGCCGAAGAACAGCATAAAACGGAAAATGGATTTCGTATCCCATCGCCGCGGCTGAGCCACCTGTTCGGGGTCCACCGAGTCCGTCGCCAGCGACATGGCAGGAAAGTCCGCCAGCAGATTGATCAGCAAAATTTGCGAAGCGAGCAGCGGCTCGAAGGGAAGAAACAGCGAGGCGATCGCCAGGCTGAACATGTAGCCGAAGCAGCCGGCAATGGCGAAATAGACGTACTTGAGTGTATTGGCAAATGTCCGACGCCCCTCTCGAACCCCTTCCACCAAGACGCCGAGGTCGTGTTTCAGCAAGACGATCTGAGCCGCTTCTCGGGCAACATCAACCGCCGTGGCGACCGAGATGCCGACATCGGCCACGTGCAACGCTGATGCGTCATTGATTCCGTCGCCGATGTAACCGACGACCTCGCCGTTCCGCTGCAGTGAACGAATAATCTGTTCTTTCTGATTCGGCTCGATTTCTGCGAAGACGTCCGCCTCACTCACTCGGTGCCGCAGGGCCTCGTCGCTGAGCTGTCGCAACTCCGAACCAGTGATGACTTTCGATGCGGTAATGCCAACCCGCTGGCTCACCGTCGCCGCCACAGCCCGGTTGTCTCCGGTGATAATTTTGAGTTTGACGCCCAACTGCTTTAACTGCTCGAGCGTTTCCCGCGCGTCCGCTTTCGGTGGGTCCGTGAAGACCAGAAACCCGAGGAACGTCATCTCGCACTCGTTCGCCTTCGTCAGGTGCGGCGAGTCGTCTCGACGAACAGCCAGGCCAAGGATCCGCAGCCCTTCGTTGCTCATCTGAGTGAATTGCCGTTCGATCGAATCCCGCAGGGATGCGAGGTCGCAGCAATTGCCTTCGGTCGTTTCGACGGTGGAGCAAACTTCGAGGATATTGGCGAGAGCCCCTTTGGTGATCAGGAGTTTTTCGCCGTCCAGCAGCAGGCGTACGCTGAGTCGTTTGCGGAGGAAGTCGTAGGGAATTTCATCCAGCTTCTGGATGCCGTTTGTCGTAAACCGGGCATCGTCTGCTGTCATCGCGGAAGCGGCGAGTATCGCCCGGTCGACCGGATTCGCGAAACCTGTCTGAAAGAAGGCATTGAGATAGCTCAGTCGTGTCACGCGTTCGCTGGGGTTGCCCGTCGGATCCAGAGCCGAGTGAAGGTGAATCTCCCCTTCGGTCAGGGTTCCCGTTTTGTCCGAGCAGAGGACGGTCATTCCGCCGAGATTCTCGATCGAGAGCAATTGTTTGACGATCACATTATGCCGGGCCATTGACTTGGCCCCTGCCGAGAGCACGACACTGGTGATGGCCGGCAGTAACTGAGGCGTCATCCCCACGGCCAGGGCGAGCGTGATCAGCAGTGAGTCGGTCACGGGGTCGCCTTGCCAGCCCACTTTGACGGCGAACAGGACAACCGTGATGACACTCACGATCTTGACCAGCATTCGACCAAACTGAGCGAGTCCGCGCGCGAAGCCGGTTTCCGGTCGCTTCTGTTCCAGCCGTTCGGAAATCTTGCCAAATTCCGTATCGCGTGCGGTTCTCACCACCACTGCGGTCCCCATCCCGCTGATCACATGGGTTCCCAGGTAAAGCGTGTTGATTCGCTGGCTGAGCGGGGTCGCCTTCTCCAGAACGGTGTTCACCTTTTCCGCAGGGAAGCTTTCTCCGGTCAATGCCGCTTCGTTCAGATACAGGTCCTGAGCGGTGAGCAGTCGACAGTCACCGGGAATCAGGTTTCCGGCAGTCAGTCGAATGACATCCCCCGGTACGACAGCGTCGATCGGGACCTCGCAGTCTTTCCCGTCGCGCATCACCATCGCACGTGTCTCAATCAGTCCCAGTAGCTTTGCCACCGCGTCAGCCGCGCTGAGTTCCTGCCAGAAGCCGAGCAGTCCGCTGGCGAGCAGAATAAAGATGATGATCCACGCATTCGCGCTCTCGCCCGGCAGACTGAACGAAAGCATGGCGGAACAGAGCAACAGGAGAATGATCGGGTTCTTGAACTGATCGAGCAGCATTCGCCACGGAGACTGCTTGCGGCCGATCAGGCTGCGGTTCGTTGCCAACCGCTTTTGCGCCTCTGCCTGACTGATCCCGTCCTCAGAAGACCCGAGCAGTGTCAGTACCTTCTCCACAGGAACTGCCCAGAAAGGGAGGTCCTGAGGGACGGCCGATCCGGCGCGGCCATTCGTGAGTGAATCCCGTCCTCGCTCTTCTTCGCGCACCGCTTTGACAGGCACCGGTCCACTACCTTCCAAATGAATGATGTCCCCAAGCACTCACCGCCAGAAAATCGCCTCCAGTTGTAGCCCTCAGCGACCCACCACGCCAACATCGAAAGCTGGCCTGTAAGACAGCCCGCCGCGCGACTTCTTTTCCTCTTTCCGTTGCAGTCTGAAATCGTGAACCTCTCGATACCTGGGCATCGACTTACGGAGAATGAATCGCAGTTGTCGAGCGTACGTTGACGGAGCAGGTGACACGAGCGCCAGCCATGCTCAGCGGATTGTTGCTCGCGATGTGCAGTAAAAAATCTTGACGGAAATATGTGTTTGTTTTATCTTCTCGTTCAAGGACGTCAGCTTTGTGTTGAACGAGCGCATGACAAATGACTTTTGCGGAACAATTGCACTGTCGAACGATCGATTTGGAAGTTGCTCAATTCGGGTTTGGAAGTTGTGCAATTTGAGCAACTTTGAATGTGCTGCGAGGACCTGAAAACAGCGGGTTTCCGTTGAAGTTGCTCAACTTGCTCATGTCGCTCAACTCAAATTTTTCCCCCGCGGATTTTGAATTGCACTTCGGGCAATTCCCTCTCGCTGCGCCGCTGGAGAGGTAGTGAGCGAGAAACGGGCGAAATGGGTTGGTTTCGGATGCCTGGGGTGATTGTAGGCTTTGTGGCGATGGTTTTTGTGGATCGCGATCGAGAAGTGCTCGGCAGGCTTTCCCAGTGCCTGGGCGCGATCCTGGTCGCGTCGCAGAGCCCGGACGGGGAAAAATCTCTCGTTCTTTGCCTTCTGGAGAGCCCGGCTGACGAGCCATGGGTGCTGGTGGGCCGGCGCCCCTTTTGGTGGTGCGGTGCTGCGGGACGAGTTTCCTTTCAGGATTCAAGGAAACGCAGGGCGCAGTGACATTGGTTTGCCGATCAATTGCGGGGTTGAAGACTCGTCTTGTATTCTTTTGGACCGACCGCTTTGTCCGCTCCCAAAGTAGAGAACTGATTCGCATGAAGCCCATTCAGAAGCTGTTGATCGCCAATCGTAGCGAGATCGCCATTCGTGTCTGTCGGTCTGCTCATGAGCTGCGGATCCGGACTGTTGCCATCTATACCTACGAAGATCGGTATGCTCTGCACCGGTTCAAGGCCGATGAGGCTTACCAGATCGGGGAACCCGGTGAACCGATTCGGGCCTATCTCGACATCCCCGCAATTATCCAGATCGCCAAGCAGGCGAACGTCGACGCGATTCATCCCGGTTATGGATTTCTCTCAGAGAACCCTGCACTCGCCACCGCTTGTGAAGAGGCGGGGATTGTCTTTGTGGGTCCCTCGGTCAAAGTGCTGGAGTCGCTGGGAAACAAGATCACGGCTCGTGAGATTGCTCGAGCTGCGGGGGTTCCCGTTCTCGGGGGAAGTTCAACACCCATCGCCGATGTCGAAGATGGTCGGAGACTGGCGGAAGCGACCGGTTATCCTGTCATCCTCAAAGCTGCCAACGGTGGGGG is from Schlesneria sp. DSM 10557 and encodes:
- the mgtA gene encoding magnesium-translocating P-type ATPase; amino-acid sequence: MPVKAVREEERGRDSLTNGRAGSAVPQDLPFWAVPVEKVLTLLGSSEDGISQAEAQKRLATNRSLIGRKQSPWRMLLDQFKNPIILLLLCSAMLSFSLPGESANAWIIIFILLASGLLGFWQELSAADAVAKLLGLIETRAMVMRDGKDCEVPIDAVVPGDVIRLTAGNLIPGDCRLLTAQDLYLNEAALTGESFPAEKVNTVLEKATPLSQRINTLYLGTHVISGMGTAVVVRTARDTEFGKISERLEQKRPETGFARGLAQFGRMLVKIVSVITVVLFAVKVGWQGDPVTDSLLITLALAVGMTPQLLPAITSVVLSAGAKSMARHNVIVKQLLSIENLGGMTVLCSDKTGTLTEGEIHLHSALDPTGNPSERVTRLSYLNAFFQTGFANPVDRAILAASAMTADDARFTTNGIQKLDEIPYDFLRKRLSVRLLLDGEKLLITKGALANILEVCSTVETTEGNCCDLASLRDSIERQFTQMSNEGLRILGLAVRRDDSPHLTKANECEMTFLGFLVFTDPPKADARETLEQLKQLGVKLKIITGDNRAVAATVSQRVGITASKVITGSELRQLSDEALRHRVSEADVFAEIEPNQKEQIIRSLQRNGEVVGYIGDGINDASALHVADVGISVATAVDVAREAAQIVLLKHDLGVLVEGVREGRRTFANTLKYVYFAIAGCFGYMFSLAIASLFLPFEPLLASQILLINLLADFPAMSLATDSVDPEQVAQPRRWDTKSIFRFMLFFGFASSSFDFLTFGAILLVFGAENHDLFRTGWFVESTLTGLLILLIVRTQRPFFRSEPSTLLLMACALIAVIVVGLPYSPLASTLGFIPPSPLLLGMMLIITALYALGMETVKFFFYRHFGK